In one window of Camelus dromedarius isolate mCamDro1 chromosome 7, mCamDro1.pat, whole genome shotgun sequence DNA:
- the TFPI2 gene encoding tissue factor pathway inhibitor 2: MNSARPLWLLLLPLLLVGTPLGDASQAPPVGNNAEICLLPLDEGPCRARIPSYYYDRYTQSCREFMYGGCEGNANNFETWEDCNEACWRIEKVPKICRLEVSKRQCGEPQEEYFFNLSSMACEKFVSGGCHSNENRFPDEATCMGFCAPKKSPSFCYSPKDEGLCSANVTRYYFNPRYKACEAFTYTGCGGNDNNFVNMKDCKRVCVKALKKKKKIPKLLFARRLKIKKKQF; this comes from the exons ATGAACTCTGCTCGCCCCCTCTGGCTGTTGCTTCTGCCGCTGCTCCTGGTGGGGACTCCGCTGGGAGATGCTTCTCAGGCGCCACCAG TAGGAAACAACGCGGAGATCTGCCTCCTGCCCCTAGACGAAGGGCCCTGCCGGGCCCGGATCCCCAGTTACTACTACGACCGGTACACACAGAGCTGCCGCGAGTTCATGTATGGGGGCTGCGAGGGCAACGCCAACAACTTCGAAACTTGGGAGGACTGCAATGAAGCCTGCTGGAGGATCGAGA AAGTTCCCAAAATTTGCCGGTTGGAAGTCAGTAAGAGGCAGTGTGGGGAGCCTCAAGAAGAGTATTTCTTCAACCTAAGTTCCATGGCATGTGAAAAATTCGTATCTGGCGGGTGTCACAGCAATGAGAACCGGTTCCCAGACGAAGCTACTTGTATGGGCTTCTGTGCACCAAAGAAAA gtcCATCATTTTGCTACAGTCCAAAAGATGAGGGACTATGCTCTGCTAATGTGACTCGCTATTATTTTAACCCGAGATACAAAGCCTGTGAGGCCTTCACCTATACTGGCTGTGGAGGGAATGACAACAACTTTGTTAACATGAAGGACTGCAAACGTGTTTGTGTAAAAG ccttgaagaagaaaaagaagattcCAAAGCTTCTCTTTGCCAGAAGACTGAAAATCAAGAAGAAGcagttttaa